The Fibrobacter sp. UWEL genome includes a region encoding these proteins:
- a CDS encoding type II toxin-antitoxin system Phd/YefM family antitoxin has product MAKVVSAMEVRQNFGNLLNQVALKDEELVIERAGKPLARLVSVHAATSGKLDFRDITKLPNQIWEE; this is encoded by the coding sequence ATGGCAAAAGTTGTATCCGCAATGGAAGTTCGTCAAAATTTTGGCAACCTGTTGAATCAGGTTGCCTTGAAAGATGAAGAACTTGTGATTGAAAGAGCTGGCAAGCCTTTAGCTCGCCTGGTTAGCGTTCATGCTGCTACTTCAGGCAAGCTGGACTTTCGCGATATTACGAAACTTCCCAATCAGATTTGGGAAGAATAA
- a CDS encoding glycosyl hydrolase family 28-related protein: MSRSIILALIFSAIAFAQVEFPLGAKVINVTRDPYFAKGDGKTDDTEAIQKALNDHPDGDFIIYLPHGIYKVNDQLTWPETGKKGTDSRRTILQGQSIGGTIIQLADSTYGFDNVDYPKPVIYTGAGPEPRIRNAIRDLTIRTGKGNPGAIGIRFNASFQGNITNVKVYSGDTTGVYGIDLGHDDGIGPLLLKNVEIRGFSTGVYTKGEKNTVTMEHVTLNAQTKYGLENEDMNLAVRALRFKGKVPAVYSHGQNGILTLLDCTFEYDPGKGNAKPTTAIIVDHHIFARGVKVSKYKTKIRSAIKGVGEDIGTSEIFEFSTQESKQLCHSPKQSMRIAIAETPNFAEQKADNWVTVVGDYGGKMNTGSDDAKAIQEAIDDGAETIYFPPGGRWTINRDIYIRNRVRRILGIEGRIDGKGKFIVEKGAFNELTIERFSEFGSGIIQKSTRTILLKNMMVKSLETDEVGTGDVFMEDVSIGTIQLNYQKLWGRQVSMTGDTKGPKISNNGGTVWILGLTAKDGNTLLHNFNKASAELVGVEVIASDKAKDRPLFINDNSGLSVSGLRETLTRGNPFYKIVEESRPASKIKSLFGKDLTQREEGGSFLPLFVGYAPKQGPNEKPIATIHEEMLLVQPNKLHIFGSIQDDGRGDGLCEVPVKWKKGSGPGKVIISDSTEYETDMTFTASGRYNVIFTGDDGYSTGSDTSRIYVFDKRYTTMDHTGDNIPSGRGAATWISEFDNYTPHNTDPTLQLSNRSGAAGKIYLKFDLSALPGPLFDVALKLEFDPDSVKKPIQLNIFGLKETSKNMNYGDQKLSVDWPDYELTWENAPANLPQPGGQFNIRKNSGGGVDTKFADYLGIITLNPKAPLGAFLRTPTFTEFFKRKHDSKLYTLILTATDTTESFIMSGNTGKQLAPSLFVGYYDNSRSVGGESMDGGYTLSKVNIDKFSLDCNFDLTVGYPQFVQIEIVNEFGKRMLTVAAREMDGEKKINFKFKAKAFPTGKYILKVNGEAFNAEQKFYILN, from the coding sequence ATGTCCCGCTCGATTATTTTAGCGCTTATTTTTTCTGCAATTGCATTCGCCCAGGTGGAATTCCCTTTGGGCGCAAAAGTCATTAACGTCACAAGAGACCCCTATTTTGCAAAGGGTGACGGTAAGACGGATGATACCGAAGCTATTCAAAAGGCCTTGAACGACCATCCGGATGGTGACTTCATCATTTACCTTCCCCATGGCATCTATAAGGTAAACGACCAGCTGACCTGGCCTGAAACCGGAAAGAAGGGTACCGACTCTAGACGAACCATCTTGCAGGGTCAAAGTATTGGCGGAACCATCATCCAGCTGGCAGACAGCACCTATGGTTTTGACAACGTAGACTATCCCAAGCCAGTTATTTATACAGGTGCCGGTCCGGAGCCCCGCATTCGTAACGCCATCCGTGATTTGACCATCCGTACGGGTAAAGGCAATCCCGGTGCCATCGGAATCCGTTTCAATGCCTCCTTCCAGGGAAATATCACCAACGTGAAGGTTTATTCCGGAGATACTACCGGTGTTTACGGCATCGACCTGGGACATGACGACGGAATTGGTCCCCTGCTTTTGAAGAACGTGGAAATCCGCGGGTTCTCCACAGGTGTTTACACCAAGGGTGAAAAGAATACCGTCACTATGGAACATGTGACCTTAAATGCCCAGACGAAATATGGTCTGGAAAATGAAGACATGAATCTGGCGGTCCGCGCCCTTCGCTTCAAGGGAAAGGTTCCCGCAGTATACTCTCACGGACAGAACGGAATCTTAACGTTGCTAGACTGTACCTTCGAATACGATCCGGGTAAGGGCAATGCAAAGCCCACCACCGCCATTATTGTAGACCATCACATTTTTGCCCGTGGAGTCAAGGTAAGCAAGTATAAGACCAAGATTCGCTCAGCCATCAAGGGTGTTGGCGAAGACATCGGCACTTCTGAAATTTTCGAATTTTCCACCCAGGAAAGCAAGCAACTTTGCCACAGCCCTAAGCAGTCCATGCGCATCGCTATCGCAGAAACGCCCAACTTCGCCGAACAGAAGGCAGACAACTGGGTGACAGTCGTAGGCGACTACGGCGGCAAGATGAACACAGGTTCTGACGATGCCAAGGCAATTCAGGAAGCAATCGACGACGGTGCAGAAACCATCTACTTCCCTCCCGGAGGTCGCTGGACCATTAACCGCGACATCTACATCCGTAACCGCGTGCGTCGAATTCTCGGTATCGAAGGTCGAATCGACGGTAAGGGCAAGTTCATCGTAGAAAAGGGCGCATTCAACGAATTGACCATTGAACGTTTCTCCGAATTCGGTAGCGGCATCATCCAGAAATCCACACGTACCATTCTGTTGAAGAACATGATGGTCAAGTCCCTGGAAACTGACGAAGTGGGTACAGGCGATGTCTTTATGGAAGACGTTTCCATCGGAACGATTCAGCTGAACTACCAGAAGTTGTGGGGTCGTCAGGTGTCCATGACCGGCGATACCAAGGGTCCGAAGATTTCCAATAACGGAGGCACCGTCTGGATTCTCGGTCTAACCGCCAAGGACGGAAACACCCTTCTCCATAACTTCAACAAGGCATCCGCAGAGCTGGTGGGCGTAGAAGTCATCGCCAGCGACAAGGCCAAGGATCGCCCGCTGTTCATCAACGACAATTCCGGACTTTCCGTTTCAGGTCTGCGCGAGACTCTTACCCGCGGAAATCCTTTCTACAAGATTGTAGAAGAATCCCGCCCCGCATCCAAGATCAAGTCCCTGTTCGGCAAGGACCTGACCCAGCGTGAAGAAGGCGGTTCCTTCCTGCCGCTCTTCGTGGGATACGCCCCCAAGCAAGGTCCTAACGAAAAGCCCATCGCCACCATTCACGAAGAAATGTTGCTGGTCCAGCCCAACAAGCTCCACATTTTCGGTTCCATCCAGGACGATGGCCGCGGGGACGGTCTCTGCGAAGTTCCCGTCAAATGGAAGAAGGGCTCCGGTCCTGGTAAGGTGATTATTTCCGACTCTACGGAATACGAAACCGACATGACCTTTACCGCAAGTGGACGCTATAACGTGATTTTCACTGGCGATGACGGTTATTCCACCGGTTCCGATACCAGCCGCATTTACGTATTTGACAAGCGCTATACCACCATGGACCATACGGGCGACAACATTCCCAGCGGTAGAGGTGCAGCAACCTGGATTTCTGAATTTGACAACTACACACCCCACAATACGGATCCCACGTTGCAGCTTTCCAACAGAAGCGGCGCAGCAGGAAAGATCTACTTGAAATTTGACTTGTCCGCACTGCCTGGTCCTTTGTTTGACGTAGCTCTCAAACTGGAATTCGATCCGGATTCCGTCAAGAAGCCCATCCAGCTGAATATTTTCGGTCTGAAGGAAACTTCCAAGAACATGAACTACGGTGATCAGAAGTTAAGCGTGGATTGGCCTGACTACGAACTGACTTGGGAAAATGCGCCCGCAAATCTTCCCCAGCCTGGCGGACAGTTCAACATCCGTAAAAACTCCGGTGGTGGCGTGGATACAAAGTTCGCAGACTACCTGGGTATTATCACCTTGAATCCCAAGGCACCCCTGGGAGCATTCCTCCGCACCCCCACCTTTACGGAATTCTTCAAGCGCAAGCATGATTCCAAGCTGTACACCTTGATTCTCACCGCAACAGACACTACGGAATCTTTCATCATGTCTGGCAACACGGGCAAGCAGTTGGCCCCCAGCCTTTTCGTGGGCTATTACGACAACAGCCGTTCCGTAGGTGGTGAATCCATGGATGGCGGCTACACCCTTTCCAAGGTAAACATCGACAAGTTCTCCCTGGACTGCAACTTTGACTTAACCGTTGGTTACCCCCAGTTCGTCCAGATTGAAATCGTCAACGAATTCGGCAAGAGAATGCTTACGGTTGCCGCACGTGAAATGGACGGCGAAAAGAAAATCAACTTTAAGTTCAAGGCAAAAGCCTTCCCCACCGGAAAGTACATTTTGAAAGTGAATGGCGAAGCCTTTAACGCAGAACAGAAATTCTACATCCTGAACTAG
- a CDS encoding endonuclease has protein sequence MKLRFFIVLALLVISQVSFAKVDPTAAPQHYNYRDASKQLRRVYYGELQETLYCGCKYDDKKNVDFSSCDFKPRDNPNRKSTKRAERIEWEHMVTAHNMGHFLSCWKEGGRKNCSANDTTFKIMEGDMHNLYPAIGEVNGDRNNFMYSQWTNNPTPMYGNCKTIVDFKEKKAQPREEARGIVARASFYMEKTYGVKLSNQDRRLFEAWDKMYPVTDKECERDRRIFKVQGDHNPFVHEKCKQ, from the coding sequence ATGAAACTACGTTTTTTCATTGTCCTAGCACTTTTGGTTATTTCTCAGGTCAGCTTTGCCAAGGTTGATCCTACGGCAGCACCCCAACACTATAATTACAGGGATGCTAGCAAGCAGCTACGTAGAGTCTATTACGGGGAACTTCAAGAAACCCTCTATTGCGGCTGCAAGTACGACGATAAAAAAAATGTGGACTTCAGCAGTTGCGATTTTAAGCCTCGAGACAATCCTAACCGCAAAAGCACAAAGCGAGCAGAACGCATCGAGTGGGAGCATATGGTTACTGCCCACAATATGGGTCATTTTCTGTCATGTTGGAAAGAAGGAGGCCGCAAGAACTGCAGCGCCAACGATACCACCTTCAAGATTATGGAAGGTGACATGCACAACCTCTATCCCGCCATTGGAGAAGTGAACGGAGATCGCAACAATTTCATGTACAGCCAGTGGACCAACAATCCCACGCCCATGTACGGAAACTGCAAAACCATTGTAGACTTCAAGGAGAAAAAAGCCCAGCCCCGGGAAGAAGCAAGAGGTATCGTAGCACGAGCCAGTTTTTACATGGAAAAGACTTACGGAGTGAAATTATCCAATCAGGACCGTAGGTTATTCGAAGCCTGGGACAAGATGTATCCCGTTACAGACAAAGAATGTGAGAGGGATCGTCGCATTTTCAAAGTTCAAGGCGATCATAACCCCTTTGTACACGAGAAATGTAAGCAATAA
- a CDS encoding folylpolyglutamate synthase/dihydrofolate synthase family protein, producing the protein MQNAGMEYLNSRLMFGMMPGLTSTRMLCDALENPQKKFKTIHVVGTNGKGSTSYYLSGILKAHGFKTALYTSPHLVSLRERIRVDDVPISDEDLDRYLLQVKDAADKVNAGRDASQQIEPTFFEVLTLVAFLHYANSGVEVAVLEAGMGGRLDSTAVANGSMAVVTSIGLEHTEVLGPTESAILKEKMAVLGEESLAGKTFVVGGLSQELLLEARQFASDRGADFVVPDIRKDVTLPNLGQHYVENASLSLAVAKQFIGSSYDDALAIRTLSTRSWAGRMQTLTDAFGKVRYILDGAHNSHAVKRLVETLSRYYPQQKFHCVFGALKDKDVGEMLKLMGPHVSHWHITKTPYPRFRELDDLRNLLAGLGLNVATEGELSRKYLDQVLAEAGEAPVLITGSLYMIGESVQALKNDYEGLAFFRGLDQTTNEHR; encoded by the coding sequence ATGCAAAACGCAGGAATGGAATACTTGAATTCCCGACTGATGTTCGGGATGATGCCAGGGCTCACCTCCACACGAATGCTGTGCGACGCCCTGGAAAATCCTCAGAAAAAGTTTAAGACCATCCATGTGGTGGGTACCAACGGGAAAGGCTCTACCAGCTATTACCTGTCGGGTATTCTAAAGGCGCATGGCTTTAAAACTGCTCTATACACTAGTCCCCATCTGGTGAGCCTTCGGGAACGAATCCGTGTGGATGATGTTCCTATTTCCGATGAGGATTTGGATCGCTATCTCCTGCAGGTAAAAGACGCTGCTGACAAGGTGAATGCTGGCCGTGACGCATCCCAGCAGATTGAACCTACGTTTTTTGAAGTCTTGACTCTGGTGGCGTTCCTCCATTATGCAAACTCCGGCGTGGAAGTTGCCGTGCTGGAAGCAGGAATGGGCGGGCGTCTGGATAGTACTGCTGTCGCCAACGGTTCTATGGCGGTTGTGACTAGCATTGGCCTGGAACATACGGAAGTCTTGGGCCCGACGGAATCTGCCATCCTGAAGGAAAAGATGGCGGTGCTGGGGGAGGAATCCCTGGCGGGAAAGACGTTCGTGGTGGGCGGTCTCTCTCAGGAATTGCTGCTTGAAGCCCGACAGTTTGCCTCTGATCGCGGTGCAGATTTTGTTGTACCTGATATTCGTAAGGATGTGACTCTCCCGAATTTAGGGCAACATTACGTAGAAAACGCCAGCCTTTCTCTGGCTGTTGCAAAACAGTTCATTGGATCTTCCTACGATGACGCTCTGGCGATCCGCACGTTGTCCACTCGATCTTGGGCGGGCCGCATGCAGACTCTTACCGATGCCTTTGGCAAGGTCCGTTATATTCTGGATGGCGCCCACAATTCCCATGCGGTAAAGCGCCTGGTGGAAACACTCTCCAGGTACTATCCCCAGCAGAAATTCCATTGCGTGTTCGGCGCCCTGAAGGACAAGGACGTAGGGGAAATGCTGAAGCTGATGGGTCCCCATGTCAGTCATTGGCACATCACGAAAACGCCCTATCCAAGATTCCGCGAGTTAGACGACCTCCGTAACCTTCTGGCGGGCCTAGGCTTGAATGTGGCTACCGAGGGTGAACTTTCCCGTAAGTATCTGGACCAGGTCCTTGCTGAAGCAGGGGAAGCTCCAGTCCTGATTACAGGTAGTCTCTATATGATTGGCGAATCTGTACAGGCGTTGAAGAATGACTATGAAGGACTGGCTTTCTTCCGCGGGTTGGACCAGACCACCAACGAACACCGCTAG
- a CDS encoding FecR family protein — translation MKRICVCVAALSMLFCACQDKDAASQKKIEKSSEVSKPKEEKANFLTKVRSRIGEAFLLKGGMGDSWTEVKTGIKVIENDRLRTKLESEVLLAVRDGSILKIDENSDVALKTEKGSDGRKAFLVNVNEGTIHFDIQKQKDNTFRFKTGTAVVSIRGTAGFVGNIKGKTVASLKEGKVDVADSSGRTNPIEQNQTILLDESGTVQKIDLASSGTEFLAKALDSIAQASPEGASVDNLEKSLKDFDHTYVNHQDEFKKKLNFSFTESIPDTITENSITLVAKVTPGVIVSVWGEQDTVGADSIYRRSLSWDKSAYGVKRFLLGCSDGTVDVPCVDSVMTTVYVSTGDENEEDAEEVEDESEEASPIENMKVDLGDSLERIHLDLPATKLDTALMINLDGVSNAQLKNVESIMVYRGSKVIKAISGTDVKALPLRIPVSIARNKIANFKVVVTTKDEQTYRSEKTFEVFCLTANHPGGKARKRIRSLAEEYKRLVKQKKLTKE, via the coding sequence ATGAAGAGAATTTGCGTATGTGTGGCTGCCTTGTCCATGTTGTTCTGCGCTTGTCAGGACAAGGATGCTGCATCCCAAAAGAAAATTGAGAAAAGTTCGGAAGTTTCTAAGCCTAAAGAGGAAAAAGCGAACTTTTTGACGAAAGTCCGCAGTAGAATTGGTGAAGCGTTTTTGCTTAAAGGTGGGATGGGGGATTCCTGGACGGAGGTGAAAACAGGGATCAAGGTGATTGAAAATGATCGCCTTCGCACGAAACTGGAATCCGAAGTCCTTTTGGCTGTTCGGGATGGCTCTATTCTAAAGATCGATGAAAATTCCGATGTTGCATTAAAAACTGAAAAGGGCTCTGATGGCCGCAAGGCGTTCCTTGTGAATGTAAACGAAGGTACTATTCATTTCGATATTCAAAAACAGAAGGATAACACCTTCCGATTTAAGACCGGGACCGCAGTGGTTTCCATTCGAGGAACCGCTGGTTTCGTAGGAAACATAAAGGGAAAGACGGTTGCCTCCTTGAAGGAAGGTAAGGTGGATGTGGCTGATTCTTCCGGTCGTACCAATCCCATTGAACAGAACCAGACCATTCTGTTGGATGAATCCGGTACGGTGCAGAAGATAGATTTGGCTTCTTCCGGTACAGAATTCCTTGCCAAGGCTTTGGATTCTATTGCGCAGGCAAGTCCCGAAGGTGCGTCTGTGGACAATCTGGAAAAGTCCTTGAAGGACTTTGATCATACTTACGTGAACCATCAGGACGAATTCAAGAAGAAGTTGAACTTCAGTTTTACGGAATCCATTCCTGACACCATTACAGAAAATTCCATCACCCTTGTGGCTAAAGTTACTCCGGGCGTGATTGTATCGGTGTGGGGAGAACAGGATACGGTGGGTGCAGACAGCATTTATCGTAGATCCTTGAGCTGGGATAAAAGTGCTTACGGTGTAAAACGATTCCTGCTGGGTTGTAGTGATGGAACTGTGGATGTACCCTGTGTGGATAGCGTAATGACTACGGTGTATGTTTCTACAGGTGATGAAAATGAGGAAGATGCAGAAGAGGTTGAGGATGAGTCTGAAGAAGCCTCACCTATAGAAAACATGAAGGTGGATTTGGGAGATTCCCTGGAAAGAATTCACTTGGATCTGCCTGCTACAAAGCTGGATACTGCTTTGATGATTAACCTGGATGGCGTATCAAATGCTCAACTCAAGAATGTTGAATCTATTATGGTCTATCGTGGATCGAAGGTAATCAAGGCCATTAGTGGCACGGATGTAAAGGCCCTTCCTCTTAGAATTCCCGTATCCATCGCCCGTAACAAGATTGCTAATTTCAAGGTTGTGGTTACGACTAAGGACGAACAGACTTACAGAAGTGAGAAAACTTTTGAAGTATTCTGCCTCACAGCAAATCATCCTGGTGGAAAAGCTCGAAAGAGAATTCGCTCCCTGGCTGAAGAATACAAACGTCTCGTGAAACAGAAAAAATTGACTAAGGAATAA